CAGTCCGGGACCTGGGCCGTCGGCACCCCGATCGACGGGGCGACCAGCGTGGCCAGCAGCTGTTGTTCCTGCGGCGAGTTCGCGACGCCGAGGTCGCCCTGGCCGCCGGTGAGCAGGGGGTGCCCGGCGTTGCCGGGTGCCACCGCGGCGGTGCCCGTGGTGGGGGCGACGCCGGAGGGGTAGCAGCGCGGCTCGCCGCCGCCGGTGAACCGCGGGTCGTCCTTGCCGGGCAGGTACTTGCCGCTGTTGGTGGTCACCGCGACGTCGGCGTGCACGCCCGGTTCGTTCGTGCCCGCCCCGAGGACCTTGTCCATGGCGCCCTTCAAAGCGTTGAGCGCGCCCAGGGTGCAGGCGAAGCTCGGGGAGTACTTGGCCGCGATCTCCAGCGGCGCGCGGCTGTCGGCGGCCAGGGAGATCAGGTTGTTCCGGTTGTTGGCCAGGAAGGTGGTGACCTCCTGGGACGACGACGTCACCTGCTGGTACACCCCGGCCAGGTCCGCCTGCTTCTCCTTGACCGTGCCGAGTGTGACGGCGGAGGCGGTGAGCGCGTCCAGGAGGTCGGGGGCGATGTCGCCGTACAGGCGGGAAACCTTGGCGAGGTCACGCAGGTCCGAGGTCAGCTGCGGGACATTCGGGTTGAAGTCCTTCAGGTAGGCCGCGGCCGTGTCGATCGTCTTCCCGAGCTGCTCGCCGCGTCCCTGAAGGGCCGTCGAAACCGCGGTCAGCGTCGTCGCCAGCTTCTGCGGCTGGACCGCTTTCAGGATCGGCAGCAGATTGTCGAAGACGCGTTCCAGCTCGACCGCGTTCGCCGACCGGTCCTGCTCGATCGTGTCACCGGCCGCGAGATGCGGGCCCCGCGTTCCGTCCGGGATGGACAGCTGGACGTAGCGTTCGCCGAACAGCGTCTTCGGCACGAGCAGCGCGGAGACGTCGCGGGGGAGCATGTCCACCTTGTCCGGCTCGAGCGCAAGCGCTATCTCGGCGCCCTGCGGTGTCGCCCGGACGCCCCGGATCTCCCCGACGAGCACACCTCGGGCCTTGACCTGGCCGCCGGGGGAGAGCTGGTTGCCGATGCGGCTCGCCTTGAGCGTCACCGGGACCGTGCTGACGAAGTCCTTGTCGTACACCTTGATGGACAGCGTCACGAGGACGCCCATCACGACCAGGAACAGCACGCCCGCGGTGCGGACCCCGGCCTTGTGGCGGGTTTCGCGTCTCATCCGGCCACCTGCACGGTCGTCGTCGCGCCCCAGATCGCCAGGGACAGGAAGAAGTCGAGGACACTGATCGCGACGATCGCGGTGCGGACCGCGCGGCCCACCGCGACACCGACGCCGGCCGGGCCGCCGCTTGCGCGGAAGCCGTAGTAGCAGTGCGCCAGGACCACCACGACGCTGAACACCAGGACCTTCCCGAACGACCACAGCACGTCGCCGGGTGGCAGGAACAGCAGGAAGTAGTGGTCGTAGGTGCCCGCGGACTGGCCGAAGAACAACACGGTGACTTCCCGCGAGGCGAGGTAGCTCGACAGCAGCCCGATGGCGTAGAGCGGGATGACGGCGAGGAAGCCGGCGATCACCCGCGTCGTCACCAGGTACGGGACGCTGGGGATGCCCATGACCTCCAGCGCGTCGATCTCCTCGGAGATCCGCATCGCGCCGAGCTGCGCGGTGAAGCCGCAGCCGACGGTGGCGGACAGCGCGAGGCCACTCACCAGCGGCGCGATCTCGCGCGTGTTGAAGTAGGCGGAGACGAACCCGGCGAACGCCGCCGTGCCGACCTGGTTGAGCGCCGAGTAGCCCTGCAGGCCGACGACCGTCCCGGTGGCGACGGTCATCCCGATCATCACGCCGATCGTGCCGCCGATGACGGCGAGCGCGCCGCTGCCGAAGCTGACTTCGGCCAGCAGGCGGACGACCTCGCGCAGGTAGCGGCGCAGGGCCCGCGGCGTCCAGGCGATCGCGCGCAGGAAGAACAGGATCTGGTCGCCGAGGGTGTCGAGGAAGCCGAACCGGCGGTCGACGGCCTCGCGCACGCGGGTGCCGCGGGTGGGCACTTCCGTCGTCGTCACTTCAGCTCCCCTTGGGCGGCACGAGTTGCAGGTAGACGGTGGTCAGGATCAGGTTCAGCACGAACAGCAGCAGGAACGTGATGACCACGGACTGGTTGACCGCGTCGCCCACGCCCTTCGGGCCGCCCTTGGGGTTGAGCCCGCGGTAGGAGGCGACGACCCCGGCGACGAAACCGAAGATGAGGGCCTTGATCTCGCTGATCCAGAGGTCGGGCAGCTGGGCCAGCGCGGAGAAGCTGGCCAGGTAGGCGCCCGGGGTGCCGTGCTGCATGACCACGTTGAAGAAGTAGCCGCCGAGCACGCCGACGACGCTCACCATGCCGTTGAGGAAGACCGCGACGCCCATCGCGGCGAGCACCCGCGGCACGATCAGCCGCTGGACCGGCGAGACGCCGAGGACCTCCATGGCGTCGATCTCTTCGCGGATGGTGCGGGAGCCGAGGTCCGCGCACATCGCGCTGCCGCCCGCGCCGGCGATGAGCAACGCCGTGACGATCGGGCTGGCCTGCTGGATGATCGCGAGCACGCTCGCCGCGCCGGTGAACGACTGCGCGCCGATCTGCGTCGTCAGCGAGCCGATGTGCAGCGCGATCACCGCGCCGAACGGGATCGAGACCAGCGCCGTCGGCAGGATGGACACGCTCGCGATGAACCAGAACTGCTGGATCAGCTCGCGCACCTGGAACGGGCGCCGGAAGGTCAGCCGGACGACGTCGAGGCCCAGCCCGTAGAGCCGGCCGGTCTGCCGCAGTGCGGCCGCCCCCGGGAACGACGACGTCGTCGTCCGTTCGGCCATTCGTGTGCCTCCAGCGGTTTCGGCGGCAGGCCGAATTCACCCGAGTTGACTAAAGGGAAATGGTCCGAATGGGGTAACAATTATCGGCCATTCACGGTCTCGGGGAAACACCGTGCCGTTTCCTACTGGTCGGTACGCTAACGACGGCCTTGGCGGGAGACAAGAACTTGAGCAGGATCACGGGGTCACGGGCTGGTAACCCCCCATTTCTTGTGCGTTGCTGACAAACGGACCCGATCTTGTTGTCAGCGGAGGAGGAGAAACTCCCCTCCCGGCCGAACAGCTCGTTGACAATCTCCACCCCCGTGTCAATTCCCCCACCCGGCAAGCGTGCCAGGAGGGTCGACACGCGTGATCAGAGAGCCGACACACGTGATCAGGAGGACGACACGCCGCGAGAGCTTGGGCGGCGCCGTGTCGACCCCTCAATCACGAGTGTCGACCTCTCAATCACGAGTGTCGACCCTTCGGGCACGGTCAGGACTTGAGGGCGGCGAGGAGTTCGTAGGAGCGGACGCGGTCGGCGTGGCCGTGGACCATCGTCGTGACCATCAGCTCGTTCGCGCCGGTGTCGGCCAGGAGCTGTTCGAGTCCCTTTTGGACGGTTTCCGGCGAGCCGACGATGCTGGAGCCGAAGCGCTCGGCCAGGAACGCGCGGTCCATCTCGGTGTACGGGTACTCCGCGGCCTCTTCCGGCGTCGGCAGCGCGATCGGGCGGCCGCGGCGGAGGCTGAGGAACGTCAGGCCGCTGGGCCCGGCCAGGAAGCGGGCGCGCTCGTCCGTTTCGGCGGCGACCACGGACACGCCGAGCATCACGTACGGCTCGTCGAGCACCCCCGGCCGGAAGTTCTCCCGGTACAGCTGCACGGCCGGGATGGTGTTGTCGGCGGCGAAGTGGTGCGCGAAGGAGAACGGCAGCCCGAGCCGCCCGGCGAGCTGGGCGCTGAAGCCGCTCGAGCCGAGCAGCCACACCGGCGGCTGGTTGCCCTCGGCCACCACGGCGTTGACCCCACGTGCCTCCGAATGGGTGAAGTAGCCGATCAGCTCCTGCAGGTGCTCCGGGAAGTTCTCCGCGGACAGCCCGCCCGGACCCCGCAGCGCCAGCGCGGTGCGCTGGTCGGTGCCGGGCGCGCGGCCGATGCCGAGGTCGATCCGGCCCGGGTGGAACGCCTCCAGGGTGCCGAACTGCTCGGCGACGACCAGCGGCGCGTGGTTGGGCAGCATGATCCCGCCCGACCCGACGCGGATCCGCTCGGTGGCGTCGGCGACGTGCCCGATCAGCACGGCGGTGGCGGAGCTGGCGATGCCGGGCATGTTGTGGTGCTCGGCCAGCCAGTAGCGGTGGTAGCCCAGCCGTTCCGCGGCGCGGGCGAGGTCCAGGGTGTTGCGCAGTGTCTCGCCGACGGTGTTCCCCTCCGAAACGGGGGACAGGTCGAGCACGGACAGCGGCACGTCAGGCAGTGAGCTCACAACCGGGGTCAACGCCCCGGTGCCGCGATTGCTTCCCGCAGCGACGCCGGATCACCGCCGCACCACGTCACGACGCCGTCCGGGCGCACGAAAAGCGCGTCGGCCGACGCTTCCGGGCACTCCGCCGTGACGATCTTCACGTCCGCGCCCGCACACTCGCGCAGGTCCGCGCGGTCGGCGAAGTCGAACAGGACGGGCCGCGCCGCGCGCATGACCTCGGCCACGCGCGTGGCCCGGCCGCCGACGGTCAGCGGCAGGTCGGGGACGTACGGCAGCTCGTCGGTGTCCCGCAGCAGCCCGGCCAGGT
This window of the Amycolatopsis balhimycina FH 1894 genome carries:
- a CDS encoding MCE family protein, which translates into the protein MRRETRHKAGVRTAGVLFLVVMGVLVTLSIKVYDKDFVSTVPVTLKASRIGNQLSPGGQVKARGVLVGEIRGVRATPQGAEIALALEPDKVDMLPRDVSALLVPKTLFGERYVQLSIPDGTRGPHLAAGDTIEQDRSANAVELERVFDNLLPILKAVQPQKLATTLTAVSTALQGRGEQLGKTIDTAAAYLKDFNPNVPQLTSDLRDLAKVSRLYGDIAPDLLDALTASAVTLGTVKEKQADLAGVYQQVTSSSQEVTTFLANNRNNLISLAADSRAPLEIAAKYSPSFACTLGALNALKGAMDKVLGAGTNEPGVHADVAVTTNSGKYLPGKDDPRFTGGGEPRCYPSGVAPTTGTAAVAPGNAGHPLLTGGQGDLGVANSPQEQQLLATLVAPSIGVPTAQVPDWSSVLVGPLYRGTEVKLK
- a CDS encoding LLM class flavin-dependent oxidoreductase, producing the protein MSSLPDVPLSVLDLSPVSEGNTVGETLRNTLDLARAAERLGYHRYWLAEHHNMPGIASSATAVLIGHVADATERIRVGSGGIMLPNHAPLVVAEQFGTLEAFHPGRIDLGIGRAPGTDQRTALALRGPGGLSAENFPEHLQELIGYFTHSEARGVNAVVAEGNQPPVWLLGSSGFSAQLAGRLGLPFSFAHHFAADNTIPAVQLYRENFRPGVLDEPYVMLGVSVVAAETDERARFLAGPSGLTFLSLRRGRPIALPTPEEAAEYPYTEMDRAFLAERFGSSIVGSPETVQKGLEQLLADTGANELMVTTMVHGHADRVRSYELLAALKS
- a CDS encoding MlaE family ABC transporter permease; the protein is MTTTEVPTRGTRVREAVDRRFGFLDTLGDQILFFLRAIAWTPRALRRYLREVVRLLAEVSFGSGALAVIGGTIGVMIGMTVATGTVVGLQGYSALNQVGTAAFAGFVSAYFNTREIAPLVSGLALSATVGCGFTAQLGAMRISEEIDALEVMGIPSVPYLVTTRVIAGFLAVIPLYAIGLLSSYLASREVTVLFFGQSAGTYDHYFLLFLPPGDVLWSFGKVLVFSVVVVLAHCYYGFRASGGPAGVGVAVGRAVRTAIVAISVLDFFLSLAIWGATTTVQVAG
- a CDS encoding MlaE family ABC transporter permease → MAERTTTSSFPGAAALRQTGRLYGLGLDVVRLTFRRPFQVRELIQQFWFIASVSILPTALVSIPFGAVIALHIGSLTTQIGAQSFTGAASVLAIIQQASPIVTALLIAGAGGSAMCADLGSRTIREEIDAMEVLGVSPVQRLIVPRVLAAMGVAVFLNGMVSVVGVLGGYFFNVVMQHGTPGAYLASFSALAQLPDLWISEIKALIFGFVAGVVASYRGLNPKGGPKGVGDAVNQSVVITFLLLFVLNLILTTVYLQLVPPKGS